In Fusarium oxysporum f. sp. lycopersici 4287 chromosome 2, whole genome shotgun sequence, a genomic segment contains:
- a CDS encoding electron transfer flavoprotein beta subunit has product MSALRILVPVKRVIDYAVKPRVNKAQTAVETAGVKHSMNPFDELSVEESVRIREKKRSPGGVEDICVISAGPPKAQDVLRTAMAMGADRGIHVELKDGDELEPLTVAKILQKAVEQQKSNLVILGKQSIDDDAAQTGQMLAGLLGWPQATQASKIEFGAGDQVTVTKEVDGGVETVSAKLPMVITTDLRLNEPRYASLPNIMKAKKKKLEKTKLEDFGVDGVKRLKTLKVIEPPARQGGGKVEDVGGLVSKLKELGAL; this is encoded by the exons ATGTCAGCCTTGCGGATCCTCGTGCCCGTCAAACGGGTCATCGACTATGCT GTCAAGCCTCGAGTTAACAAGGCCCAAACGGCCGTCGAAACAGCTGGTGTCAAGCACTCAATGAACCCGTTCGATGAGCTGTCTGTCGAAGAGTCAGTGCGTATCCGAGAGAAGAAGCGTTCGCCCGGTGGTGTCGAGGATATCTGCGTTATCTCTGCTGGTCCTCCAAAGGCGCAAGACGTGCTGCGAacagccatggccatggGCGCAGACCGAGGAATCCACGTCGAGCTTAAGGATGGGGATGAGCTAGAGCCTCTCACAGTAGCAAAGATCCTCCAGAAGGCAGTGGAACAGCAGAAGAGTAACCTAGTGATTCTGGGCAAGCAGAGCATCGACGACGATGCGGCACAGACTGGCCAAATGCTTGCAGGTCTCCTGGGGTGGCCTCAGGCTACACAGGCGAGCAAGATCGAATTCGGTGCTGGTGATCAAGTCACCGTGACAAAGGAGGTTGACGGCGGTGTCGAGACAGTGAGCGCCAAGTTGCCCATGGTCATCACGACAGACCTGCGACTCAACGAGCCCCGCTATGCCAGCTTGCCTAATATcatgaaggccaagaagaagaagttggagaagacaAAGCTTGAGGATTTTGGAGTAGATGGCGTGAAGCGTCTTAAGACACTTAAGGTCATTG AACCCCCGGCTCGCCAGGGAGGTGGTaaggttgaggatgttggtggTTTGGTTAGCAAGCTGAAGGAGCTTGGTGCATTGTAA